Proteins from a single region of Microtus ochrogaster isolate Prairie Vole_2 linkage group LG5, MicOch1.0, whole genome shotgun sequence:
- the Ppp1r42 gene encoding protein phosphatase 1 regulatory subunit 42 isoform X5 gives MVRLTVDLIAKSSNLKPRKEETIAQCLKKITHVNFSDRNIDSIDDLSLCKNLSVLYLYDNRISAITNLNYSTNLTHLYLQNNCISCIENLRSLKRLEKLYLGGNYIAVVEGLEGLEELRELHVESQRLPLGEKLLFDPRTLRSLAKSLSILNISNNNIDDIKDLEMLENLNHLIAVDNQLVHVKDLELLLKKLMKLWKMDLNGNPVCLKPKYRDKLILMSKSLGICP, from the exons atggtTCGACTGACTGTGGATTTAATTGCCAAAAGCAGCAATCTTAAACCCCGAAAAGAAGAAACCATCGCACAATGCCTGAAGAAAATAACGCACGTAAATTTTTCAGACAGAAATATAGATTCAATT gaCGACCTCTCTCTCTGCAAAAACCTGAgcgttttatatttatatgataatCGCATTAGTGCCATCACCAACCTGAACTATTCCACGAATCTGACCCACTTGTACCTGCAGAACAATTGCATTTCCTGCATCGAGAACCTCAGGTCCCTGAAGAGACTGGAGAAACT GTACCTGGGAGGCAATTACATTGCGGTCGTAGAAGGTTTAGAAGGGCTGGAAGAGCTGAGAGAGCTGCATGTTGAAAGCCAGAGGCTTCCGCTGGGAGAAAAGCTTCTGTTTGACCCCAGGACTCTCCGTTCTCTGGCA AAATCCCTCTCTATTTTGAATATCAGCAACAATAATATTGATGACATAAAAGACTTAGAGATGCTGGAGAATCTGAACCACCTGATCGCCGTTGACAACCAGCTGGTGCATGTAAAG GATTTGGAGCTTTTACTGAAAAAACTGATGAAGCTGTGGAAAATGGATCTAAATGGAAATCCTGTTTGTCTTAAACCAAAATACAGGGACAAACTGATACTGATGTCCAAGTCCCTGG